From a region of the Desmodus rotundus isolate HL8 chromosome 7, HLdesRot8A.1, whole genome shotgun sequence genome:
- the EMC4 gene encoding ER membrane protein complex subunit 4 isoform X1 produces MTAQGSLVANRGRRFKWAIELSAPGGGSRGRSERGGGQGDSLYPVGYLDKQVPDTSVQETDRILVEKRCWDIALGPLKQIPMNLFIMYMAGNTISIFPTMMVCMMAWRPIQALMAISATFKMLESSSQKFLQGLVYLIGNLMGLALAVYKCQSMGLLPTHASDWLAFIEPPERMEFSGGGLLL; encoded by the exons ATGACGGCTCAGGGGAGCCTGGTGGCCAACCGAGGCCGACGCTTCAAGTGGGCCATTGAGCTGAGCGcgcctggaggaggcagcag GGGCCGAAGTGAACGGGGCGGTGGCCAGGGAGACTCGCTGTACCCAGTCGGTTACTTGGATAAGCAAGTGCCTGATACTAGCGTGCAAGAGACAGACCGGATCCTGGTGGAGAAG CGCTGCTGGGACATTGCCTTGGGTCCCCTCAAACAGATTCCCATGAACCTCTTCATCATGTACATGGCAGGCAATACTATCTCCATCTTTCCTACTATGATGGTGTGTATGATGGCATGGCGACCCATTCAAGCACTTATGGCCATTTCAGCCA CTTTCAAGATGCTAGAGAGTTCAAGCCAGAAGTTCCTTCAGGGTTTGGTGTATCTCATTGGGAACCTCATGGGTTTGGCATTGGCTGTTTATAAGTGCCAGTCCATGGGACTGTTGCCTACACATGCATCGGATTGGTTAGCCTTCATTGAACCCCCTGAG AGGATGGAGTTCAGTGGTGGAGGATTGCTTTTGTGA
- the EMC4 gene encoding ER membrane protein complex subunit 4 isoform X2, which translates to MNLFIMYMAGNTISIFPTMMVCMMAWRPIQALMAISATFKMLESSSQKFLQGLVYLIGNLMGLALAVYKCQSMGLLPTHASDWLAFIEPPERMEFSGGGLLL; encoded by the exons ATGAACCTCTTCATCATGTACATGGCAGGCAATACTATCTCCATCTTTCCTACTATGATGGTGTGTATGATGGCATGGCGACCCATTCAAGCACTTATGGCCATTTCAGCCA CTTTCAAGATGCTAGAGAGTTCAAGCCAGAAGTTCCTTCAGGGTTTGGTGTATCTCATTGGGAACCTCATGGGTTTGGCATTGGCTGTTTATAAGTGCCAGTCCATGGGACTGTTGCCTACACATGCATCGGATTGGTTAGCCTTCATTGAACCCCCTGAG AGGATGGAGTTCAGTGGTGGAGGATTGCTTTTGTGA